One genomic segment of Cellulophaga sp. HaHaR_3_176 includes these proteins:
- a CDS encoding right-handed parallel beta-helix repeat-containing protein, with protein sequence MVKKINIIIILLFVCSIVKANEYHISKKGDDSNEGSKELPFKTISKAAKIAQPGDVIIVHEGVYRERINPFYGGTNDRNRIVYQAGENENVWIKGSEEINTWQKHKGSVWKVVIDNSFFGDFNPYKEILYGDWITKTYGRDHHLGEVYINGKALYEIDSLAKVSLEIPLERATDVEGSKYKWYCETNQKTTTLYANFKGKNPNKEVVEINVRPTVFFPKKTGINYITVRGFKMAHAATQWAPPTAEQQGLIGPNWSKGWIIEDNLITDSKCSGIVIGKERGSGQNAWRRDKKKHGTQREREVVFKALQMGWSKDIVGSHIIRNNTIKDCEQGGIIGHLGCVFSEISNNHIYNINVKKQFDGWEIGGIKLHAAIDVVIKNNFIHDNHRGIWLDWQAQGARVSGNLLFNNKDQDLFVEVNHGPMIIDNNILLSETAILNASQGTAFVNNLIVGSIQMREAKNRFTHYHFPHSTQVLGMMTVILGDDRYYNNIFAVNNESIEKNQFYGLDAYNDFPAATYKWKSPGGLNSYNKQKFPVFIDANLYLNKANPSTIETNFIENRVLKPEISLSKEADGYYLNIKTDTSFDKIKSQFINTNLLGFSFQSEAPFENPDGSQLTINQDYFGNEREVKKPLVGPFQSLKIGENRIKVWSN encoded by the coding sequence ATGGTAAAAAAAATCAATATTATAATTATTTTATTATTTGTTTGTTCAATAGTTAAAGCAAACGAATATCACATTTCTAAAAAAGGAGATGATTCTAATGAAGGTAGTAAAGAGTTACCCTTTAAAACCATTTCTAAAGCAGCTAAAATAGCACAACCTGGTGATGTTATTATCGTGCATGAAGGTGTTTATAGAGAACGTATAAATCCTTTTTATGGAGGAACAAATGATAGAAATAGAATTGTTTACCAAGCAGGCGAAAATGAAAATGTTTGGATAAAAGGTTCTGAAGAAATTAATACATGGCAGAAACACAAAGGATCTGTTTGGAAAGTAGTAATCGACAATAGTTTTTTTGGAGATTTTAATCCCTATAAAGAAATTTTATATGGCGATTGGATAACTAAAACGTATGGCAGAGACCACCACTTAGGAGAGGTTTATATAAATGGTAAAGCATTATATGAAATTGATAGTTTAGCTAAAGTAAGTTTAGAAATACCTTTAGAAAGGGCAACAGATGTGGAGGGGTCTAAGTATAAATGGTACTGTGAAACAAATCAGAAAACAACAACATTGTATGCTAATTTTAAAGGTAAAAACCCGAATAAAGAAGTAGTAGAAATTAATGTAAGACCAACTGTGTTTTTTCCAAAAAAAACAGGAATTAATTATATTACTGTTCGTGGTTTTAAAATGGCGCATGCAGCAACTCAATGGGCACCGCCAACGGCAGAACAGCAAGGTTTAATTGGTCCTAATTGGAGTAAAGGGTGGATTATTGAAGATAATTTAATTACGGATTCTAAATGTTCTGGTATTGTAATAGGGAAAGAAAGAGGGTCTGGTCAAAACGCATGGCGTAGAGATAAGAAAAAACACGGTACACAACGTGAACGCGAAGTTGTTTTTAAAGCATTACAGATGGGGTGGTCGAAAGATATAGTAGGTTCTCATATCATCAGAAATAATACAATTAAAGATTGTGAACAAGGCGGAATTATTGGTCATTTGGGTTGTGTTTTTAGTGAAATAAGTAATAATCATATTTATAATATAAATGTAAAGAAACAGTTTGATGGTTGGGAAATAGGAGGAATTAAACTTCATGCCGCTATAGATGTTGTAATTAAAAATAATTTTATTCATGATAATCACAGAGGTATATGGCTCGATTGGCAAGCACAAGGCGCGCGAGTATCTGGTAATCTTTTATTTAATAATAAAGATCAAGATTTATTTGTTGAGGTAAATCATGGCCCGATGATTATCGATAATAATATTTTATTATCAGAGACAGCAATATTAAATGCATCACAAGGTACAGCGTTTGTAAATAATTTGATTGTAGGAAGCATACAAATGCGAGAAGCAAAAAATCGTTTTACACATTATCATTTTCCTCATTCAACACAAGTATTAGGTATGATGACAGTTATTTTGGGTGATGATCGTTATTACAATAATATTTTTGCAGTAAATAATGAGTCTATAGAAAAAAACCAATTTTATGGTTTAGATGCATATAACGATTTTCCTGCAGCAACATACAAATGGAAATCACCAGGAGGTCTTAATAGTTATAATAAACAAAAATTTCCTGTTTTTATAGATGCTAATCTATATTTAAATAAAGCGAATCCTTCAACAATTGAAACTAATTTTATAGAAAATAGAGTTTTAAAACCAGAGATAAGTTTATCTAAAGAAGCTGATGGTTATTATTTAAATATTAAAACAGATACAAGTTTTGATAAAATAAAGTCACAATTTATAAATACGAATTTGTTAGGTTTTTCATTTCAATCAGAAGCTCCTTTTGAAAATCCAGATGGTTCTCAGCTAACCATCAACCAAGATTATTTTGGTAATGAAAGAGAAGTAAAAAAACCTTTAGTAGGTCCGTTTCAAAGTTTAAAAATTGGAGAAAATAGAATTAAAGTTTGGAGTAATTGA